A single region of the Brachypodium distachyon strain Bd21 chromosome 3, Brachypodium_distachyon_v3.0, whole genome shotgun sequence genome encodes:
- the LOC100837402 gene encoding shewanella-like protein phosphatase 1 codes for MAVLALMLLAATTPGFSAPVSGTRQHRVAGCGRFSFSSSSCHAAGGPIIVAGDPPTFVSAPGRRIVAVGDLHGDLYQTRAALVMAGVLSPESDCHLWTGGQTVLVQVGDILDRGEDEIAILSLLSSLNMQAKSQGGAVFQVNGNHETMNVEGDFRYVDPGSFDECMRYLEYLDGFDGNWDDAFLNWVNVSERWKEEYRVLPNGDWLPLNFVKKQKGFAARASLLKQGGPLACELARHPVVLVVNDWIFCHGGLLPHHVEYGLERINKDVSNWMQGSTEGSDGPDLPFIATRGYDSVVWTRFYSQDSVERTLRAWNLSSLVAEQTLKSVGAKGMVVGHTPQTRGVNCKCDGKVWCVDVGMSYGVLHSRPEVLEIINDRARVIKDRRGPYDEMEVLDYL; via the exons ATGGCCGTCCTTGCTCTCATGCTGCTCGCAGCTACTACCCCCGGTTTCTCGGCTCCTGTTTCTGGTACTAGGCAGCACAGAGTCGCCGGTTGTGGCCGGTTCTCCTTCTCTTCGTCTTCATGCCACGCGGCTGGGGGACCCATCATTGTTGCCGGAGACCCTCCCACCTTCGTCTCTGCGCCAGGCCGCCGCATTGTCGCCG TCGGCGACCTCCACGGTGATCTCTACCAAACAAGAGCTGCGCTGGTGATGGCCGGTGTCCTGAGCCCAGAATCAGATTGTCATTTGTGGACAGGCGGGCAGACG GTGCTAGTTCAAGTTGGGGATATCCTTGACCGCGGCGAAGATGAAATTGCAATACTATCCCTATTAAGCTCGCTGAATATGCAAGCAAAATCTCAAGGCGGTGCTGTGTTTCAG GTTAACGGAAATCATGAAACCATGAATGTGGAAGGCGATTTTCGTTATGTGGATCCAGGATCATTTGATGAGTGTATGCGCTACCTGGAATACTTGGACGGCTTTGATGGCAACTGGGATGATGCTTTCCTCAACTGGGTTAATGTTTCTGAAAGATGGAAGGAAGAATATCGAGTGTTGCCTAATGGTGACTGGCTTCCTTTGAACTTTGTAAAG AAACAGAAAGGTTTTGCTGCCAGAGCATCACTTCTTAAGCAAGGTGGCCCATTAGCTTGCGAGTTGGCACGACACCCTGTTGTCCTTGTTGTCAATGACTGGATATTTTGCCACGGtggccttcttcctcatcatg TTGAATACGGGCTCGAGCGTATAAATAAAGATGTATCGAACTGGATGCAAGGTTCAACTGAAGGCAGTGATGGTCCAGATCTCCCCTTCATAGCTACCAGAGGTTATGACAGTGTAGTATGGACACGTTTCTACTCTCAAGATTCAGTCGAGAGGACGCTGCGTGCTTGGAAT CTTTCTTCTCTTGTTGCTGAACAAACGCTGAAATCTGTTGGAGCTAAAGGGATGGTTGTAGGGCACACTCCCCAGACTCGTGGAGTGAATTG CAAATGTGATGGTAAAGTTTGGTGTGTTGATGTGGGCATGTCTTATGGTGTTCTGCATTCGAGGCCAGAG GTCCTTGAAATAATCAATGACAGAGcaagagttataaaggaccggAGGGGCCCATATGATGAGATGGAAGTGTTGGACTATTTATGA